A window of Mangifera indica cultivar Alphonso chromosome 11, CATAS_Mindica_2.1, whole genome shotgun sequence contains these coding sequences:
- the LOC123229953 gene encoding proteasome subunit beta type-3-A-like, producing MSIFEYNGSALVAMVGKNCFAIASDRRLGVQLQTIATDFQRIFKIHDRLYIGLSGLATDAQTLYQRLVFRHKLYQLREERDMKPETFASLVSALLYEKRFGPYFCQPVIAGLGDEDKPFICTMDSIGAKELAKDFVVAGTASESLYGACEAMFKPDMEPEQLFETVSQALLASVDRDCLSGWGGHVYIITPTEVKETILKGRMD from the exons ATGTCG ATCTTCGAGTACAATGGTAGCGCCCTAGTGGCTATGGTGGGCAAGAACTGCTTCGCCATCGCCAGCGATCGCCGACTCGGAGTTCAGCTCCAAACAATTGCTACTGATTTTCagcgaatttttaaaattcatgatCGGCTTTATATAGGCCTCTCTGGACTCGCCACCGACGCTCAAACTCt atATCAACGGTTGGTGTTCCGTCATAAGTTGTATCAGCTGCGAGAAGAAAGAGACATGAAGCCCGAAACATTTGCTAGCCTTGTTTCTGCTCTACTTTATGAAAAAAG GTTTGGTCCATACTTTTGCCAACCTGTGATTGCTGGATTGGGGGATGAAGACAAGCCCTTTATCTGCACAATGGACTCAATTGGAGCCAA GGAGCTTGCtaaagattttgttgttgctGGTACTGCTTCAGAGTCCCTTTATGGTGCATGTGAGGCAATGTTCAAGCCTGACATG GAACCAGAGCAGTTGTTTGAGACTGTATCTCAAGCTTTGTTAGCATCTGTTGATCGTGACTGTCTGAGTGGTTGGGGAGGTCATGTCTACATTAT AACACCAACTGAAGTCAAGGAAACAATCTTGAAGGGAAGGATGGATTGA
- the LOC123229954 gene encoding beta-galactosidase 16-like — protein sequence MVKMWCLFALLLLMATGGCHGGEVTYDGRSLIIDGHHKILFSGSIHYPRSTPEMWPSLIAKAKGGGLDVIQTLVFWNLHEPQPGQFDFNGRRDLVRFIKEVQAQGLYVCLRIGPFIEGEWGYGGLPFWLHDVPGIVFRSDNEPFKFHMQRYAAMIVNMMKAERLYASQGGPIILSQIENEYGMIEAAFHEKGPPYVRWAAKMAVDLRTGVPWVMCKQDDAPDPVINTCNGRRCGETFAGPNSPNKPAIWTENWTSFYQVYGEEAKIWSAEDIAFQVALFIAKMKGSYVNYYMYHGGTNFGRAASAYVLTGYYDQAPLDEYGLLRQPKWGHLKELHAAIKLCLKPLISGVNFTMNLGEEQQVYVFEESSDCAAFLVNRDKKQNATVHFRNLSYELPPLSISILPDCKTVAFNTAKVSTQYGTRSMKPSQNLYSTENWEEYKEVIPSYDDTCFRASMLLEQMNITKDVSDYLWYNFRFKHESSQAQTLLKVTSLGHVLLAFINGAFVGSAHGSHRNGSFTLEKTVPLSNGTNYVSLLSAMVGLPDSGAHLERRAAGLRSVSIQGEQEFKDFSNCSWGYQVGLLGEKLQVYTDFGSRQVEWSSYGSSTHQPLTWYKTLFDAPPGNDPVALNLVSMGKGEAWVNGQSIGRYWVSFLTPKGGPSQTWYNVPRSFLKPTGNLLVLLEEQNGYPPGISVDTISISKVCSHVSDTHLPPVASRRGHNQSLPQHKKQQGLGPEVQLSCSPRRKISRILFASFGNPYGDCENYAIGSCHSSNSKAIVEEACLGKRKCRVPIGSWKFHGDPCPGIHKALLVDAECT from the exons ATGGTGAAGATGTGGTGTTTGTTTGCTCTGTTGTTGTTGATGGCAACCGGTGGCTGTCATGGCGGCGAAGTAACCTATGATGGAAGATCTTTGATCATTGATGGGCATCATAAAATTCTCTTCTCAGGCTCTATTCACTATCCTCGAAGTACTCCAGAG ATGTGGCCATCTTTAATAGCTAAGGCAAAAGGAGGAGGACTGGATGTGATACAGACTCTCGTGTTTTGGAACCTCCATGAGCCCCAACCAGGCCAG TTTGATTTCAATGGAAGACGTGATTTAGTGAGGTTCATCAAGGAAGTTCAAGCACAAGGCTTATATGTGTGCCTTAGGATTGGACCCTTTATTGAGGGTGAATGGGGCTATGG AGGCCTTCCATTTTGGTTGCATGATGTTCCAGGCATTGTCTTTAGATCTGACAACGAGCCATTCAAG TTTCATATGCAAAGATATGCAGCAATGATAGTAAACATGATGAAAGCGGAGAGGCTATATGCTTCACAAGGAGGGCCGATTATACTATCGCAG ATCGAAAACGAATATGGAATGATAGAAGCAGCTTTTCATGAGAAAGGGCCCCCATATGTCCGGTGGGCTGCAAAAATGGCAGTGGATCTTCGAACAGGAGTTCCATGGGTGATGTGTAAGCAAGATGATGCTCCTGACCCTGTG ATCAACACATGTAACGGAAGAAGGTGTGGAGAAACATTTGCAGGACCTAACTCACCAAATAAGCCAGCAATATGGACAGAAAACTGGACTAGTTT CTATCAAGTATATGGTGAAGAAGCAAAAATATGGTCAGCTGAAGACATAGCATTTCAGGTTGCGCTTTTCATTGCCAAGATGAAAGGAAGCTATGTGAATTATTACATG TATCATGGAGGAACAAATTTTGGAAGAGCAGCCTCTGCATATGTACTGACAGGTTATTATGATCAAGCTCCTCTAGATGAGTATG GTCTGCTTAGGCAACCAAAGTGGGGTCACCTTAAGGAATTGCATGCTGCAATAAAGCTGTGCTTAAAGCCTCTGATTTCTGGTGTAAATTTTACCATGAATTTGGGAGAAGAACAGCAA GTCTATGTCTTTGAAGAAAGTTCAGATTGTGCTGCCTTTCTTGTGAACAGAGATAAAAAACAGAATGCCACAGTCCATTTTCGAAATCTGTCTTATGAATTACCTCCATTGTCGATCAGTATCCTACCAGATTGCAAGACTGTAGCCTTCAACACTGCAAAG GTGAGCACTCAATATGGTACAAGATCAATGAAACCAAGCCAAAACTTATACTCAACTGAAAACTGGGAAGAGTATAAAGAAGTTATTCCTTCTTATGATGACACTTGCTTCAGAGCAAGCATGTTGCTAGAGCAAATGAATATAACCAAGGATGTGTCTGATTATCTTTGGTACAATTTCAG ATTTAAGCATGAATCCTCCCAGGCCCAAACATTACTGAAAGTGACCTCCCTTGGACATGTTTTGCTTGCATTTATAAATGGAGCATTTGTTG gCTCTGCACATGGAAGTCACAGAAATGGAAGTTTCACTCTGGAGAAAACTGTTCCTCTATCAAATGGAACAAACTATGTCTCCTTACTTAGTGCAATGGTTGGACTGCCG GACTCAGGAGCACACCTTGAGAGAAGGGCTGCTGGATTACGTAGCGTGAGCATTCAAGGTGAACAGGAATTCAAAGATTTCAGTAATTGTTCATGGGGTTACCAG GTTGGCCTGTTAGGCGAGAAACTACAAGTTTACACAGATTTTGGATCAAGACAAGTTGAATGGAGTAGTTATGGAAGTTCTACTCATCAACCCCTAACATGGTACAAG ACACTGTTCGATGCACCTCCAGGAAATGACCCTGTTGCACTAAATCTTGTGTCCATGGGAAAAGGTGAAGCTTGGGTTAATGGGCAAAGTATTGGTCGATATTGGGTATCTTTCCTTACCCCAAAAGGCGGTCCTTCACAAACATG GTATAATGTACCTCGATCTTTCCTGAAACCTACTGGTAACCTATTAGTGCTGCTGGAAGAACAAAATGGTTACCCTCCTGGGATATCAGTAGACACTAtatcaatctcaaaagtttGCAGTCATGTCTCCGATACACATCTGCCACCCGTGGCTTCCAGGAGGGGCCACAACCAAAGTCTACCGCAACACAAGAAGCAACAGGGTCTGGGGCCAGAAGTTCAGCTTAGTTGCTCTCCCAGAAGGAAAATTTCCAGGATTCTATTTGCCAGCTTTGGCAATCCTTATGGTGATTGCGAAAACTACGCCATTGGAAGCTGTCATTCTTCTAATTCTAAAGCCATTGTAGAGGAG GCTTGTCTTGGGAAGAGGAAATGTCGTGTACCCATTGGAAGCTGGAAGTTTCATGGGGACCCTTGCCCTGGAATTCATAAAGCTTTGTTGGTTGATGCAGAATGCACctga
- the LOC123229749 gene encoding beta-galactosidase 16-like isoform X3, with amino-acid sequence MGMVQLFSVLCWWFALRVAVANGLSSHEGGEVTYDGRSLIINGRRQILFSGSIHYPRSTPQMWPSLIAKAKGGGLDVIQTYVFWNLHEPQQGQYEFSGRRDIVSFIKEIQSQGLYACLRIGPFIEGEWTYGGLPFWLHDVPGIVFRSDNEPFKNHMQRFVTKIVSLMKSENLFASQGGPIILSQIENEYGIVEPAYHEKGPRYVRWAAKMAVGLQTGAPWVMCKQDDAPDPVINTCNGMRCGETWKGPNSPNKPAIWTENWTSFFQVYGTEPYLRSAKDIAFHVALFIAKNGSYVNYYMYHGGTNFGRTASSFMLTSYYDQAPLDEYGLIREPKWGHLKELHAAIKLCSKPLLTGEYTSFPLGRLQQAYVFKGNSGKCAAFLVNNDDRKNSMVVFQNSSYELPSKSISILPDCINAAFNTAKVRLKSPLLRFWHFKINTNRYNSYQQVSTQSNTRSMTLRQKLDSMESWKEFREAIPNFDNTSLRAKTLLEHMNTTKDTTDYLWYTFRFQHNSSDAQSILNVQSNGHVLHAFVNGEFTGSAHGSRDNPGFILEHTINLNYEMNDIALLSATVGLPDSGAYLERRVAGLRSVRVQDKYFTNYNWGYQVGLIGEKLQIYRKHGSRNVQWRRFRNSTRHQLTWYKTVFDTPPGNDPVALNLNSMGKGEAWVNGISIGRYWVSLKTPKGNPSQAWYHVPRSFLERTKNQLVLLEEETGNPLAITIDTVAITKVYGQANNSQLPLVSSWVRQNQREDTNIKKQQRPEAQLSCPQGRNILPAQNLPNT; translated from the exons ATGGGGATGGTGCAATTGTTTTCGGTGTTGTGTTGGTGGTTTGCTTTAAGGGTGGCAGTAGCAAATGGCCTCAGCAGCCATGAAGGAGGAGAAGTAACATATGATGGAAGATCTTTAATCATAAATGGCCGACGTCAAATTCTTTTCTCAGGCTCTATTCACTATCCTCGCAGTACTCCTCAG ATGTGGCCATCTTTGATAGCTAAAGCCAAAGGAGGAGGACTAGACGTTATACAAACCTATGTATTTTGGAACCTCCATGAACCCCAACAAGGCCAG TATGAATTCAGTGGAAGACGGGATATTGTAAGTTTCATTAAAGAAATCCAATCCCAAGGCCTATATGCTTGCTTAAGAATTGGTCCCTTCATCGAGGGTGAATGGACTTACGG GGGACTGCCATTTTGGCTGCATGATGTTCCAGGCATTGTCTTCAGATCAGACAATGAGCCATTCAAG AATCACATGCAAAGATTTGTAACAAAGATAGTAAGCTTGATGAAATCCGAGAATCTGTTTGCTTCACAAGGCGGGCCAATTATATTATCACAG ATTGAGAATGAATATGGCATAGTAGAACCAGCTTACCATGAGAAAGGACCACGGTATGTTCGTTGGGCTGCAAAAATGGCGGTAGGCCTTCAAACCGGTGCACCTTGGGTGATGTGCAAGCAAGATGATGCTCCTGATCCTGTG ATCAACACATGTAATGGAATGAGATGTGGAGAAACATGGAAAGGACCCAATTCACCAAATAAACCAGCAATTTGGACAGAGAACTGGACAAGTTT ctTTCAAGTATATGGCACAGAGCCATACCTGAGATCAGCAAAAGATATTGCATTTCATGTTGCACTCTTCATCGCCAAAAATGGAAGCTATGTGAACTATTACATG TATCACGGGGGAACCAATTTTGGAAGAACAGCATCTTCATTTATGCTGACAAGTTACTATGATCAAGCTCCTCTTGATGAGTATG GATTGATCAGGGAACCAAAATGGGGTCACCTCAAGGAATTACATGCTGCAATAAAGCTATGCTCCAAGCCATTACTTACTGGAGAGTATACAAGTTTTCCTTTGGGTCGACTGCAACAA GCCTACGTCTTCAAAGGAAATTCAGGGAAATGCGCTGCGTTTCTAGTAAATAATGATGACAGAAAAAATAGCATGGTTGTTTTTCAGAATTCCTCTTATGAACTGCCTTCAAAATCAATAAGCATCCTACCAGATTGCATAAATGCAGCCTTCAATACAGCTAAGGTAAGGCTCAAATCTCCATTGCTCAGATTCTGGcatttcaaaatcaacactAACAGATACAACTCATATCAACAGGTGAGCACACAATCCAATACAAGATCAATGACACTCAGACAGAAGTTAGATTCAATGGAATCATGGAAAGAGTTCAGAGAAGCTATCCCCAACTTCGACAATACTTCGTTACGAGCAAAAACATTGTTAGAACACATGAACACAACAAAGGATACAACTGATTATCTTTGGTACACTTTCAG GTTTCAGCATAATTCATCTGATGCTCAATCTATATTAAATGTGCAATCCAATGGCCATGTTTTGCATGCATTCGTAAATGGAGAATTCACTG GATCTGCACATGGAAGTCGTGACAATCCAGGTTTCATCCTGGAGCAtactattaatttgaattatgaaatgAATGATATTGCCTTATTGAGTGCAACAGTCGGATTGCCG GATTCAGGAGCATACCTTGAGCGTAGGGTGGCCGGATTGCGAAGTGTGAGAGTTCAGGACAAATATTTCACCAACTACAACTGGGGATATCAG gttGGGCTAATAGGAGAGAAGCTACAAATTTATAGAAAACATGGATCAAGAAATGTTCAATGGAGAAGGTTCAGAAACTCTACTCGTCATCAACTCACATGGTATAAG ACTGTATTTGACACACCACCAGGCAACGATCCTGTTGCATTGAATCTTAATTCTATGGGAAAGGGCGAAGCTTGGGTTAATGGCATAAGCATAGGTAGATATTGGGTCTCACTCAAAACCCCTAAAGGGAATCCTTCACAGGCATG GTACCATGTACCCAGATCTTTTCTTGAACGCACCAAAAACCAACTTGTTCTGCTAGAGGAAGAAACCGGTAATCCTCTTGCAATTACTATAGACACTGTTGCAATCACAAAAGTGTATGGGCAAGCGAACAACTCACAGCTGCCCCTGGTGAGTTCCTGGGTAAGACAAAACCAGAGAGAAGACACTAATATAAAGAAGCAGCAAAGGCCTGAAGCTCAGCTTAGTTGTCCTCAGGGAAGGAACATTTTGCCAGCTCAAAACTTACCTAATACATGA
- the LOC123229749 gene encoding beta-galactosidase 16-like isoform X2 → MGMVQLFSVLCWWFALRVAVANGLSSHEGGEVTYDGRSLIINGRRQILFSGSIHYPRSTPQMWPSLIAKAKGGGLDVIQTYVFWNLHEPQQGQYEFSGRRDIVSFIKEIQSQGLYACLRIGPFIEGEWTYGGLPFWLHDVPGIVFRSDNEPFKNHMQRFVTKIVSLMKSENLFASQGGPIILSQIENEYGIVEPAYHEKGPRYVRWAAKMAVGLQTGAPWVMCKQDDAPDPVINTCNGMRCGETWKGPNSPNKPAIWTENWTSFFQVYGTEPYLRSAKDIAFHVALFIAKNGSYVNYYMYHGGTNFGRTASSFMLTSYYDQAPLDEYGLIREPKWGHLKELHAAIKLCSKPLLTGEYTSFPLGRLQQAYVFKGNSGKCAAFLVNNDDRKNSMVVFQNSSYELPSKSISILPDCINAAFNTAKVSTQSNTRSMTLRQKLDSMESWKEFREAIPNFDNTSLRAKTLLEHMNTTKDTTDYLWYTFRFQHNSSDAQSILNVQSNGHVLHAFVNGEFTGSAHGSRDNPGFILEHTINLNYEMNDIALLSATVGLPVFFLSILFFSLLQRFCCIKRLTTLPKNHQSGLKCYLKDSGAYLERRVAGLRSVRVQDKYFTNYNWGYQVGLIGEKLQIYRKHGSRNVQWRRFRNSTRHQLTWYKTVFDTPPGNDPVALNLNSMGKGEAWVNGISIGRYWVSLKTPKGNPSQAWYHVPRSFLERTKNQLVLLEEETGNPLAITIDTVAITKVYGQANNSQLPLVSSWVRQNQREDTNIKKQQRPEAQLSCPQGRNILPAQNLPNT, encoded by the exons ATGGGGATGGTGCAATTGTTTTCGGTGTTGTGTTGGTGGTTTGCTTTAAGGGTGGCAGTAGCAAATGGCCTCAGCAGCCATGAAGGAGGAGAAGTAACATATGATGGAAGATCTTTAATCATAAATGGCCGACGTCAAATTCTTTTCTCAGGCTCTATTCACTATCCTCGCAGTACTCCTCAG ATGTGGCCATCTTTGATAGCTAAAGCCAAAGGAGGAGGACTAGACGTTATACAAACCTATGTATTTTGGAACCTCCATGAACCCCAACAAGGCCAG TATGAATTCAGTGGAAGACGGGATATTGTAAGTTTCATTAAAGAAATCCAATCCCAAGGCCTATATGCTTGCTTAAGAATTGGTCCCTTCATCGAGGGTGAATGGACTTACGG GGGACTGCCATTTTGGCTGCATGATGTTCCAGGCATTGTCTTCAGATCAGACAATGAGCCATTCAAG AATCACATGCAAAGATTTGTAACAAAGATAGTAAGCTTGATGAAATCCGAGAATCTGTTTGCTTCACAAGGCGGGCCAATTATATTATCACAG ATTGAGAATGAATATGGCATAGTAGAACCAGCTTACCATGAGAAAGGACCACGGTATGTTCGTTGGGCTGCAAAAATGGCGGTAGGCCTTCAAACCGGTGCACCTTGGGTGATGTGCAAGCAAGATGATGCTCCTGATCCTGTG ATCAACACATGTAATGGAATGAGATGTGGAGAAACATGGAAAGGACCCAATTCACCAAATAAACCAGCAATTTGGACAGAGAACTGGACAAGTTT ctTTCAAGTATATGGCACAGAGCCATACCTGAGATCAGCAAAAGATATTGCATTTCATGTTGCACTCTTCATCGCCAAAAATGGAAGCTATGTGAACTATTACATG TATCACGGGGGAACCAATTTTGGAAGAACAGCATCTTCATTTATGCTGACAAGTTACTATGATCAAGCTCCTCTTGATGAGTATG GATTGATCAGGGAACCAAAATGGGGTCACCTCAAGGAATTACATGCTGCAATAAAGCTATGCTCCAAGCCATTACTTACTGGAGAGTATACAAGTTTTCCTTTGGGTCGACTGCAACAA GCCTACGTCTTCAAAGGAAATTCAGGGAAATGCGCTGCGTTTCTAGTAAATAATGATGACAGAAAAAATAGCATGGTTGTTTTTCAGAATTCCTCTTATGAACTGCCTTCAAAATCAATAAGCATCCTACCAGATTGCATAAATGCAGCCTTCAATACAGCTAAG GTGAGCACACAATCCAATACAAGATCAATGACACTCAGACAGAAGTTAGATTCAATGGAATCATGGAAAGAGTTCAGAGAAGCTATCCCCAACTTCGACAATACTTCGTTACGAGCAAAAACATTGTTAGAACACATGAACACAACAAAGGATACAACTGATTATCTTTGGTACACTTTCAG GTTTCAGCATAATTCATCTGATGCTCAATCTATATTAAATGTGCAATCCAATGGCCATGTTTTGCATGCATTCGTAAATGGAGAATTCACTG GATCTGCACATGGAAGTCGTGACAATCCAGGTTTCATCCTGGAGCAtactattaatttgaattatgaaatgAATGATATTGCCTTATTGAGTGCAACAGTCGGATTGCCGGTATTTTTTCTATcaattctcttcttttctcttctccaaAGATTTTGTTGTATTAAGAGGCTAACAACTTTACCCAAGAATCATCAAAGTGGTTTAAAATGTTATCTAAAGGATTCAGGAGCATACCTTGAGCGTAGGGTGGCCGGATTGCGAAGTGTGAGAGTTCAGGACAAATATTTCACCAACTACAACTGGGGATATCAG gttGGGCTAATAGGAGAGAAGCTACAAATTTATAGAAAACATGGATCAAGAAATGTTCAATGGAGAAGGTTCAGAAACTCTACTCGTCATCAACTCACATGGTATAAG ACTGTATTTGACACACCACCAGGCAACGATCCTGTTGCATTGAATCTTAATTCTATGGGAAAGGGCGAAGCTTGGGTTAATGGCATAAGCATAGGTAGATATTGGGTCTCACTCAAAACCCCTAAAGGGAATCCTTCACAGGCATG GTACCATGTACCCAGATCTTTTCTTGAACGCACCAAAAACCAACTTGTTCTGCTAGAGGAAGAAACCGGTAATCCTCTTGCAATTACTATAGACACTGTTGCAATCACAAAAGTGTATGGGCAAGCGAACAACTCACAGCTGCCCCTGGTGAGTTCCTGGGTAAGACAAAACCAGAGAGAAGACACTAATATAAAGAAGCAGCAAAGGCCTGAAGCTCAGCTTAGTTGTCCTCAGGGAAGGAACATTTTGCCAGCTCAAAACTTACCTAATACATGA
- the LOC123229749 gene encoding beta-galactosidase 16-like isoform X1 encodes MGMVQLFSVLCWWFALRVAVANGLSSHEGGEVTYDGRSLIINGRRQILFSGSIHYPRSTPQMWPSLIAKAKGGGLDVIQTYVFWNLHEPQQGQYEFSGRRDIVSFIKEIQSQGLYACLRIGPFIEGEWTYGGLPFWLHDVPGIVFRSDNEPFKNHMQRFVTKIVSLMKSENLFASQGGPIILSQIENEYGIVEPAYHEKGPRYVRWAAKMAVGLQTGAPWVMCKQDDAPDPVINTCNGMRCGETWKGPNSPNKPAIWTENWTSFFQVYGTEPYLRSAKDIAFHVALFIAKNGSYVNYYMYHGGTNFGRTASSFMLTSYYDQAPLDEYGLIREPKWGHLKELHAAIKLCSKPLLTGEYTSFPLGRLQQAYVFKGNSGKCAAFLVNNDDRKNSMVVFQNSSYELPSKSISILPDCINAAFNTAKVRLKSPLLRFWHFKINTNRYNSYQQVSTQSNTRSMTLRQKLDSMESWKEFREAIPNFDNTSLRAKTLLEHMNTTKDTTDYLWYTFRFQHNSSDAQSILNVQSNGHVLHAFVNGEFTGSAHGSRDNPGFILEHTINLNYEMNDIALLSATVGLPVFFLSILFFSLLQRFCCIKRLTTLPKNHQSGLKCYLKDSGAYLERRVAGLRSVRVQDKYFTNYNWGYQVGLIGEKLQIYRKHGSRNVQWRRFRNSTRHQLTWYKTVFDTPPGNDPVALNLNSMGKGEAWVNGISIGRYWVSLKTPKGNPSQAWYHVPRSFLERTKNQLVLLEEETGNPLAITIDTVAITKVYGQANNSQLPLVSSWVRQNQREDTNIKKQQRPEAQLSCPQGRNILPAQNLPNT; translated from the exons ATGGGGATGGTGCAATTGTTTTCGGTGTTGTGTTGGTGGTTTGCTTTAAGGGTGGCAGTAGCAAATGGCCTCAGCAGCCATGAAGGAGGAGAAGTAACATATGATGGAAGATCTTTAATCATAAATGGCCGACGTCAAATTCTTTTCTCAGGCTCTATTCACTATCCTCGCAGTACTCCTCAG ATGTGGCCATCTTTGATAGCTAAAGCCAAAGGAGGAGGACTAGACGTTATACAAACCTATGTATTTTGGAACCTCCATGAACCCCAACAAGGCCAG TATGAATTCAGTGGAAGACGGGATATTGTAAGTTTCATTAAAGAAATCCAATCCCAAGGCCTATATGCTTGCTTAAGAATTGGTCCCTTCATCGAGGGTGAATGGACTTACGG GGGACTGCCATTTTGGCTGCATGATGTTCCAGGCATTGTCTTCAGATCAGACAATGAGCCATTCAAG AATCACATGCAAAGATTTGTAACAAAGATAGTAAGCTTGATGAAATCCGAGAATCTGTTTGCTTCACAAGGCGGGCCAATTATATTATCACAG ATTGAGAATGAATATGGCATAGTAGAACCAGCTTACCATGAGAAAGGACCACGGTATGTTCGTTGGGCTGCAAAAATGGCGGTAGGCCTTCAAACCGGTGCACCTTGGGTGATGTGCAAGCAAGATGATGCTCCTGATCCTGTG ATCAACACATGTAATGGAATGAGATGTGGAGAAACATGGAAAGGACCCAATTCACCAAATAAACCAGCAATTTGGACAGAGAACTGGACAAGTTT ctTTCAAGTATATGGCACAGAGCCATACCTGAGATCAGCAAAAGATATTGCATTTCATGTTGCACTCTTCATCGCCAAAAATGGAAGCTATGTGAACTATTACATG TATCACGGGGGAACCAATTTTGGAAGAACAGCATCTTCATTTATGCTGACAAGTTACTATGATCAAGCTCCTCTTGATGAGTATG GATTGATCAGGGAACCAAAATGGGGTCACCTCAAGGAATTACATGCTGCAATAAAGCTATGCTCCAAGCCATTACTTACTGGAGAGTATACAAGTTTTCCTTTGGGTCGACTGCAACAA GCCTACGTCTTCAAAGGAAATTCAGGGAAATGCGCTGCGTTTCTAGTAAATAATGATGACAGAAAAAATAGCATGGTTGTTTTTCAGAATTCCTCTTATGAACTGCCTTCAAAATCAATAAGCATCCTACCAGATTGCATAAATGCAGCCTTCAATACAGCTAAGGTAAGGCTCAAATCTCCATTGCTCAGATTCTGGcatttcaaaatcaacactAACAGATACAACTCATATCAACAGGTGAGCACACAATCCAATACAAGATCAATGACACTCAGACAGAAGTTAGATTCAATGGAATCATGGAAAGAGTTCAGAGAAGCTATCCCCAACTTCGACAATACTTCGTTACGAGCAAAAACATTGTTAGAACACATGAACACAACAAAGGATACAACTGATTATCTTTGGTACACTTTCAG GTTTCAGCATAATTCATCTGATGCTCAATCTATATTAAATGTGCAATCCAATGGCCATGTTTTGCATGCATTCGTAAATGGAGAATTCACTG GATCTGCACATGGAAGTCGTGACAATCCAGGTTTCATCCTGGAGCAtactattaatttgaattatgaaatgAATGATATTGCCTTATTGAGTGCAACAGTCGGATTGCCGGTATTTTTTCTATcaattctcttcttttctcttctccaaAGATTTTGTTGTATTAAGAGGCTAACAACTTTACCCAAGAATCATCAAAGTGGTTTAAAATGTTATCTAAAGGATTCAGGAGCATACCTTGAGCGTAGGGTGGCCGGATTGCGAAGTGTGAGAGTTCAGGACAAATATTTCACCAACTACAACTGGGGATATCAG gttGGGCTAATAGGAGAGAAGCTACAAATTTATAGAAAACATGGATCAAGAAATGTTCAATGGAGAAGGTTCAGAAACTCTACTCGTCATCAACTCACATGGTATAAG ACTGTATTTGACACACCACCAGGCAACGATCCTGTTGCATTGAATCTTAATTCTATGGGAAAGGGCGAAGCTTGGGTTAATGGCATAAGCATAGGTAGATATTGGGTCTCACTCAAAACCCCTAAAGGGAATCCTTCACAGGCATG GTACCATGTACCCAGATCTTTTCTTGAACGCACCAAAAACCAACTTGTTCTGCTAGAGGAAGAAACCGGTAATCCTCTTGCAATTACTATAGACACTGTTGCAATCACAAAAGTGTATGGGCAAGCGAACAACTCACAGCTGCCCCTGGTGAGTTCCTGGGTAAGACAAAACCAGAGAGAAGACACTAATATAAAGAAGCAGCAAAGGCCTGAAGCTCAGCTTAGTTGTCCTCAGGGAAGGAACATTTTGCCAGCTCAAAACTTACCTAATACATGA